The following coding sequences are from one Treponema parvum window:
- a CDS encoding sulfite exporter TauE/SafE family protein — protein sequence MMFLHYSYPVTLAVLCPLIFLAGFVDSVAGGGGLISLPAYIFAGLPIHVCYGTNKFVNGFGTLCASLNYFKNNCVNARAALFGTIGALIGSNFGARTALRLSSDALKICLLVILPVVVVFMIFNRRFGFEKEKAPIKRPIFSAGALFTGLIVGWYDGFFGPGTGMFLTLILAALLHMNLLTAGGTAKVINLASNIGSAAAFLAAGKVFFMVAIPCMLCSVGGNFLGSRLAIKNGAKIIRPVIVIVSVLLIAHIVSDFLKV from the coding sequence ATGATGTTTCTTCATTATTCCTATCCCGTAACATTGGCCGTTTTGTGTCCGCTTATCTTTTTAGCGGGGTTCGTCGATTCCGTTGCCGGCGGAGGCGGACTTATCTCTCTTCCCGCCTATATTTTTGCCGGTCTCCCGATCCATGTTTGTTACGGGACTAATAAGTTTGTAAACGGATTCGGCACTTTGTGTGCTTCCTTAAATTATTTTAAAAATAATTGCGTAAATGCAAGAGCCGCTCTTTTCGGTACAATAGGAGCTTTGATCGGCTCAAATTTCGGTGCGCGAACCGCATTGCGCTTGTCTTCCGACGCTCTTAAAATATGCCTTCTCGTTATCCTGCCTGTAGTTGTAGTATTTATGATCTTTAACCGAAGGTTCGGTTTTGAAAAGGAAAAAGCGCCGATTAAGCGGCCGATCTTTTCGGCAGGAGCATTGTTCACAGGCCTTATAGTAGGCTGGTATGACGGTTTTTTCGGGCCCGGCACGGGAATGTTTTTAACGCTCATCTTGGCGGCTCTTTTGCACATGAACTTGTTGACCGCGGGCGGAACCGCCAAGGTTATAAACCTTGCTTCGAACATAGGTTCTGCGGCGGCGTTTTTAGCGGCCGGCAAAGTTTTTTTTATGGTTGCGATTCCTTGTATGCTCTGTTCCGTCGGCGGAAATTTTTTGGGATCCCGGTTGGCTATCAAAAACGGCGCAAAGATAATACGGCCGGTCATAGTTATAGTTTCGGTGTTATTGATCGCTCACATCGTATCGGATTTCCTTAAAGTATGA
- the rlmB gene encoding 23S rRNA (guanosine(2251)-2'-O)-methyltransferase RlmB, translating to MPKQLYTGFHAVEEKIRSVSELKEKVSSMEVFYAKPGPRVKKIIEEAKRAGIVCSPCASETLDKMVQSLPLDAHARNHRGVVLQMEEDYSDNAVYFDGWIAKIDRSDDARLTVVVLDSVTDPHNMGAILRSADQFGASLVIVPERRSVGDVRSNDVVARSSAGASAWVPVVAVKNLVRSVQLLKEAGFWIYGADSSGVPVQKLNFAAKTALVMGSEGKGISRLLADQCDALVSIPTCGRIDSLNVSVAAGVLLYEIYRQRL from the coding sequence ATGCCAAAACAGCTTTACACGGGTTTTCACGCAGTAGAAGAAAAAATTCGCTCCGTTTCGGAACTCAAAGAAAAAGTTTCGTCAATGGAAGTCTTTTATGCAAAACCGGGACCCAGAGTAAAAAAGATCATAGAAGAGGCAAAGCGCGCCGGCATTGTATGTTCGCCTTGTGCTTCGGAAACTCTTGATAAGATGGTGCAGTCTCTGCCTCTCGACGCTCATGCCCGAAATCACAGAGGGGTTGTCCTTCAGATGGAAGAAGATTATTCGGATAACGCTGTCTATTTTGACGGCTGGATAGCAAAGATCGATCGGAGCGACGATGCAAGATTGACGGTCGTCGTTCTCGATTCCGTCACGGATCCTCATAACATGGGCGCAATTTTACGCAGCGCGGATCAATTCGGAGCGTCGCTGGTCATCGTTCCGGAGCGGCGTTCCGTCGGGGACGTTCGATCCAACGATGTCGTAGCCAGATCCAGCGCAGGGGCGAGCGCATGGGTGCCTGTCGTTGCAGTAAAAAATCTTGTAAGATCGGTGCAGCTTTTAAAAGAGGCGGGATTTTGGATTTACGGCGCGGATTCTTCGGGCGTTCCTGTTCAAAAATTGAACTTTGCCGCAAAGACCGCTCTTGTTATGGGAAGCGAAGGCAAAGGCATTTCACGGCTTCTTGCGGATCAGTGCGATGCTTTGGTTTCGATTCCTACATGCGGCAGGATAGACAGCCTTAACGTTTCAGTTGCGGCAGGCGTCCTGCTCTATGAAATATACCGGCAAAGGTTATGA
- a CDS encoding YchJ family protein, whose amino-acid sequence MNKETEICPCGSGKKFGECCEPIIKGKTLAPTAEALMRARYTAYVKHEIDFIINTCEHAENIAEIDRKATEDWSKTSTWHGLKILRTEKGKENDTEGIVEFEAAYTRKQIRDVHHETGHFKKINGEWIYSVGELKTTTVVREGKKIGRNDPCPCGSGKKYKHCCGRDN is encoded by the coding sequence ATGAATAAAGAAACGGAAATTTGTCCCTGCGGCTCCGGAAAAAAATTCGGCGAATGCTGTGAGCCGATAATCAAAGGAAAAACTCTTGCGCCGACGGCGGAAGCTTTAATGCGCGCAAGATATACGGCCTATGTCAAACATGAAATAGACTTCATAATCAACACTTGCGAGCACGCCGAAAATATTGCGGAAATCGATCGAAAAGCCACGGAAGACTGGAGCAAGACGTCCACATGGCACGGCTTAAAGATTCTCAGAACGGAAAAAGGAAAAGAAAACGATACGGAAGGTATCGTAGAATTTGAAGCGGCTTATACTCGTAAGCAAATACGAGACGTGCATCATGAAACGGGACATTTTAAAAAGATAAACGGAGAATGGATATATTCCGTAGGGGAATTAAAGACCACGACAGTTGTCCGCGAAGGAAAAAAAATCGGGCGGAACGATCCGTGCCCCTGCGGATCGGGTAAAAAGTATAAACATTGCTGCGGACGCGACAATTAG
- a CDS encoding TrkH family potassium uptake protein, producing the protein MTVKIFLRIIFVLLAIVGLSFLMPIFVALAYKEYEIVPVFLIPMIIVVILGIISVVSGRGEQLSLSTRGAFVIAACSWIFASLLGAVPLMASGCIPRLADAVFESVSGFTTTGATILENVDDLPKSINLWRCLMHWLGGMGIVALTVAFLPLLGVGGFQLIKAETTGPEKGKVTPKITNTAKALWIIYVVLTAIQTILLMVSGLDFVNSASIAFATLGTGGFALKNASIGGYNSAAVDWICTVFMFLSGINFTMYFYAVSRKFKDIRENTELKAYATVFIISSLAVAFFIKPQFGSFINSLRHAAFNVVSIISTTGFATADYTLWVPPAQFVIFLLYFLGACSGSTAGGVKIIRWVILAKQGSNEILRMLHPHGIFTIHLNGKPGRRDVVFNVAAFIYFYFLLIFVTTFVGTLGNVGILSSFTGALAMLGNVGPAFGKFGPSYNYGFLPDFVKWWYSFAMLAGRLELYTMIIYFTKSYWKK; encoded by the coding sequence ATGACAGTAAAGATTTTTCTCCGCATAATATTCGTTCTTCTCGCCATAGTAGGACTTTCATTTTTGATGCCTATCTTTGTCGCTTTAGCGTACAAGGAATATGAAATTGTTCCCGTCTTTTTAATACCTATGATCATAGTAGTGATTTTAGGAATAATAAGCGTCGTTTCGGGGCGCGGCGAACAGTTAAGCCTTTCGACCCGCGGAGCGTTTGTAATTGCCGCGTGTTCGTGGATTTTTGCAAGCCTTCTAGGCGCCGTTCCTCTTATGGCAAGCGGCTGCATCCCGCGTCTTGCGGATGCCGTTTTTGAAAGCGTAAGCGGATTTACTACGACGGGCGCCACCATTTTGGAAAATGTGGACGATTTACCGAAGAGCATAAATCTTTGGCGCTGCCTTATGCATTGGCTGGGCGGCATGGGAATCGTGGCTCTTACGGTTGCTTTTTTGCCGCTGTTGGGGGTCGGAGGGTTTCAGCTTATAAAGGCCGAGACCACAGGCCCTGAAAAGGGAAAAGTTACGCCCAAGATCACTAATACGGCGAAGGCTTTGTGGATCATCTATGTTGTTTTGACGGCTATACAGACGATACTTCTTATGGTTTCGGGCCTCGATTTCGTAAATTCGGCTTCCATTGCGTTTGCAACCCTCGGTACCGGCGGGTTTGCGCTGAAAAACGCGAGCATAGGCGGATATAATTCTGCGGCGGTTGATTGGATTTGTACTGTGTTCATGTTTTTGAGCGGCATAAATTTTACGATGTACTTTTACGCCGTAAGCAGAAAATTTAAGGATATACGTGAAAACACGGAACTTAAGGCTTACGCGACGGTTTTTATAATCTCATCGTTAGCAGTTGCCTTTTTTATAAAGCCTCAGTTCGGCAGCTTTATAAATTCGCTCAGGCACGCTGCCTTTAACGTAGTGTCTATCATATCTACCACGGGATTCGCCACAGCCGACTATACCCTTTGGGTTCCGCCCGCACAGTTTGTGATATTTCTCCTTTATTTTTTAGGCGCATGTTCGGGCTCTACGGCGGGAGGCGTTAAGATTATCCGTTGGGTCATACTTGCAAAGCAGGGTTCAAATGAAATTCTTCGCATGCTTCATCCGCACGGAATTTTTACAATTCATCTCAACGGAAAGCCCGGAAGAAGAGATGTGGTCTTTAACGTTGCGGCGTTCATCTATTTTTATTTTTTATTGATATTTGTTACGACCTTCGTCGGCACCTTGGGGAATGTAGGGATCTTAAGTTCTTTTACGGGAGCTCTCGCCATGTTGGGTAACGTAGGTCCCGCTTTCGGAAAATTCGGACCTTCGTACAATTACGGTTTTTTGCCGGACTTTGTAAAGTGGTGGTATTCGTTTGCCATGCTGGCGGGACGTCTTGAACTTTACACTATGATAATATATTTTACCAAATCCTACTGGAAAAAATAG
- a CDS encoding NAD-binding protein has product MKIIIIGGGFTGVQLAKRLINEKNDVILIDNDEETVRHASNRLDCSVIQADGNNLEVLEDAGIAKCDALICVTESDEVNMITCSLADAVYPNILKIARVRNYSYYINTSVAVTKHAETFGGEHRPLYGIDFMIHPDVEAGNAIVEAVRSGAVSDVLTFDNSDFELIRLRVEKDSKVDGKNLIEIRNLTDKPFLIAYVESEGIASLPSGATVLHQGDSIGLLTKKENATSIFSLFGFNIKEIKKIALVGAGRIGTIVAEQIVQHKKTTLISRLFGNKGSLKTSQDLLIADRDEALCKAAAQRFPEASVFCADVMDEGFIQEEKLNTYDLVICATHNHEMNMVLAAYLESMGVGKTISLVASSAYADIARRLGINVPIPLRDSVIDSIMSHLRGKTVTGIHTITNGEHEVISYVLPPASLLTGKLLRDVADPGSFLVLLLQKAGTKEFVIPSGDTAFSAGDTLILVTKTSETQRILDVFNGAK; this is encoded by the coding sequence TTGAAAATCATAATAATAGGAGGCGGCTTTACGGGCGTACAGCTTGCAAAACGTCTTATAAATGAAAAAAACGATGTTATTCTTATCGATAACGACGAAGAAACGGTACGTCACGCTTCGAACAGGCTTGACTGTTCCGTAATACAGGCGGACGGAAACAACCTTGAAGTTTTGGAGGATGCGGGGATTGCTAAATGCGATGCTCTTATTTGCGTTACGGAAAGCGACGAAGTCAATATGATAACCTGTTCGCTTGCCGACGCCGTTTATCCTAATATCCTTAAAATTGCCAGAGTCCGCAATTACTCGTATTACATAAATACCTCCGTCGCAGTTACAAAGCATGCGGAAACGTTCGGAGGAGAACACAGACCTCTTTACGGGATAGACTTTATGATTCATCCTGACGTCGAAGCGGGAAACGCCATCGTTGAAGCAGTCCGCAGCGGAGCCGTAAGCGACGTTCTTACCTTTGATAATTCCGATTTTGAATTGATCCGACTTAGGGTGGAAAAAGACAGCAAGGTAGACGGAAAAAATCTTATAGAAATTCGAAATTTGACGGACAAACCGTTTTTGATAGCATATGTTGAATCGGAAGGGATTGCGTCTTTGCCCAGCGGAGCGACCGTTTTGCATCAGGGCGACAGCATAGGCCTTTTGACAAAGAAGGAAAACGCGACTTCAATTTTTTCTCTTTTCGGATTCAATATCAAAGAAATAAAAAAGATCGCGCTTGTCGGTGCGGGGCGAATAGGTACTATCGTAGCCGAACAGATAGTCCAGCACAAAAAGACTACATTGATTTCAAGACTTTTCGGTAACAAGGGTTCATTAAAGACTTCTCAGGATCTGTTAATTGCCGACAGAGACGAAGCCTTGTGCAAAGCTGCCGCACAGCGTTTCCCGGAAGCCAGCGTTTTTTGTGCGGATGTGATGGACGAGGGGTTTATTCAGGAAGAAAAACTGAACACCTATGACTTGGTTATCTGCGCTACTCACAATCACGAAATGAATATGGTTTTGGCCGCATATCTTGAATCCATGGGCGTAGGAAAGACGATAAGTCTGGTTGCAAGTTCCGCATATGCGGATATCGCGCGGAGACTCGGAATAAATGTTCCCATACCGTTGCGGGATTCTGTTATTGACAGCATAATGAGCCACTTGCGCGGCAAAACTGTAACGGGAATACACACTATAACCAACGGAGAACACGAAGTGATCTCATACGTATTGCCGCCGGCGTCTTTGCTTACGGGAAAGCTTTTGCGCGACGTTGCCGATCCGGGGTCGTTTTTAGTGCTTCTTTTGCAAAAAGCGGGAACCAAGGAATTCGTAATACCGAGCGGAGATACCGCGTTTTCTGCGGGAGACACGTTGATCCTTGTAACGAAAACAAGCGAAACGCAGCGGATCCTCGATGTTTTTAATGGAGCAAAATAA
- the msrB gene encoding peptide-methionine (R)-S-oxide reductase MsrB, protein MKRLQCIKTVYAFLCAFVLCASCAKPQDKSVLKIDRKTANPGGKTMKNEKEIYLAGGCFWGVEAYFERLPGVAMTETGYANGKTNKTTYHKLSETDHAETVRIVYDPATITLEELLAHYFRIIDPISVNRQGNDSGRQYRTGIYYTDADDEKDIQAFLDFMQKKYPAPLAVEKDVVKNFVRAEDYHQKYLDKNPGGYCHIDLSLATKPLYDESRFAVPDKDALKKKLSPLQYDVTQHQATERPYTSEYDAFDEKGIYVDIVTGKPLFSSTDKYDAGCGWPSFTKPITTEAVDYEKDTSFGMLRTEVHSRTGNSHLGHVFDDGPKEDGGLRYCINGASLKFIPYADMEKEGYGDYMPYVK, encoded by the coding sequence ATGAAACGATTACAATGTATAAAAACGGTGTATGCATTTTTATGTGCGTTTGTTCTGTGCGCGTCTTGCGCTAAACCGCAGGATAAAAGCGTTTTGAAAATCGACCGAAAAACTGCAAACCCGGGCGGAAAAACGATGAAAAACGAAAAAGAAATCTACCTTGCAGGCGGCTGCTTTTGGGGCGTCGAAGCGTATTTCGAGCGTCTTCCCGGCGTCGCGATGACTGAAACGGGATACGCAAACGGAAAGACGAATAAAACTACATATCACAAATTGTCCGAAACCGATCACGCCGAAACCGTCCGCATCGTTTACGATCCTGCGACAATTACGCTGGAAGAACTTCTCGCCCACTATTTTAGGATCATAGACCCTATTTCCGTGAACCGGCAGGGAAACGACAGTGGCCGCCAGTACCGCACCGGCATTTATTATACCGACGCAGACGACGAAAAGGATATACAAGCTTTTTTGGATTTTATGCAAAAAAAATATCCCGCACCTCTCGCCGTTGAAAAAGACGTTGTAAAAAATTTCGTTCGCGCCGAAGATTATCATCAAAAATACCTCGATAAAAATCCCGGCGGCTATTGCCACATCGATTTGAGTCTCGCCACAAAACCGCTGTACGATGAAAGCCGTTTTGCAGTGCCCGATAAAGACGCTCTGAAGAAAAAGCTCTCTCCTCTTCAGTACGACGTAACACAGCATCAGGCAACCGAACGACCCTACACGAGCGAATATGACGCTTTCGACGAAAAAGGAATCTACGTCGACATCGTAACGGGGAAACCGCTTTTTTCTTCAACCGACAAATACGACGCCGGCTGCGGCTGGCCGAGTTTTACAAAGCCCATAACGACCGAAGCGGTCGACTACGAAAAAGATACGAGTTTCGGCATGCTGCGTACCGAAGTGCATTCCCGAACGGGGAACTCTCATTTGGGACACGTGTTCGACGACGGGCCTAAAGAAGATGGCGGGCTTCGCTACTGCATAAACGGAGCCTCTCTCAAGTTTATCCCCTATGCCGACATGGAAAAAGAAGGCTACGGCGACTACATGCCCTATGTAAAATAA
- a CDS encoding peroxiredoxin: protein MLSENTPAPDFSLQDQDGTIKSLSDYRGKKVILYFYSKDNTSGCTKQACGFSELRPQFEKKGAVILGVSKDSVESHKKFAAKHGLSFTLLSDPELKVLKAYDVWKEKNMYGKKVMGTVRTTYLIDEGGMIIRASGKVKAESNPADTLKLI from the coding sequence ATGCTTTCTGAAAACACACCGGCGCCTGATTTTTCTTTGCAGGATCAGGACGGCACGATAAAAAGCCTTTCGGACTACCGAGGCAAAAAAGTGATTTTATATTTTTATTCTAAGGATAATACTTCCGGCTGCACAAAACAGGCGTGCGGGTTTTCCGAATTGCGGCCGCAGTTTGAAAAAAAAGGAGCCGTCATTCTGGGCGTCAGCAAGGACAGCGTCGAAAGCCATAAAAAATTCGCAGCAAAACACGGCCTTTCATTTACTCTGCTTTCGGATCCCGAACTGAAAGTTCTTAAAGCCTATGACGTTTGGAAAGAAAAAAACATGTACGGGAAAAAAGTTATGGGCACCGTCCGCACAACATATCTTATAGACGAAGGCGGAATGATAATAAGGGCTTCGGGAAAAGTAAAGGCGGAATCCAACCCTGCCGATACGTTAAAGCTGATATAA
- a CDS encoding GNAT family N-acetyltransferase produces MILRYAAVNDIDDIIKIETSAFIREIQEDKNVFEERIKIFPGGFIIFETESPHAAAGYFSSERWKFVPEDDEDFKIGHSIRKKHDPYGGVLYITSFALFPQFRGRGMGPSVFTASLDFIIKNEAASGRPLKTLLLMVNEEWKRAVNIYINCGFKTVRKISGVFPHSDGLIMKKDIL; encoded by the coding sequence ATGATTCTACGCTATGCCGCGGTAAACGATATCGACGACATCATAAAGATTGAAACATCCGCTTTTATCCGTGAAATTCAAGAGGATAAAAACGTCTTTGAAGAAAGAATAAAAATTTTCCCCGGCGGATTTATAATATTTGAAACGGAATCTCCTCACGCTGCGGCGGGATATTTCAGTTCCGAGCGTTGGAAATTTGTGCCCGAAGATGATGAAGATTTTAAAATCGGGCATTCGATACGAAAAAAACATGATCCTTACGGCGGCGTTTTATACATAACGTCGTTCGCCCTTTTTCCGCAGTTTAGAGGAAGGGGAATGGGGCCGTCCGTTTTTACCGCATCCTTGGATTTTATCATTAAAAACGAAGCCGCCTCAGGCAGACCTTTAAAAACACTGCTTCTCATGGTAAATGAAGAATGGAAGAGAGCCGTTAATATTTACATAAATTGCGGATTTAAAACAGTCCGTAAAATAAGCGGCGTTTTTCCGCATTCGGACGGCCTTATCATGAAAAAAGATATTTTATGA
- a CDS encoding bile acid:sodium symporter family protein, with the protein MGRSLISEFNAALEKLMPFLTLSGLIIGFLLGSGAGRFSAFAVPLFAFMTFSGTINMNVSDFKHTVMHPMPIFMFLIVFHLIQPFTAWTAASLLLPGDYQIATGLVLLYSIPVAVSSSIWTNIFHGNIPLNITLILIDTFLGPVVTPLIVKIFCGAEITINSASMFMSLVWMIVVPSCLGIAVNQISGGKIPQKFSPILKPASKIALFCVIIINAGKIGHSLHFDMLYVRTGLITLALCFTGFFIANIFAGIIKLPYDQKVSFVFSAGMRNISAALVIAITYFEPRCSIPVVIGISFQQLLTSISGKILLKPETATQKK; encoded by the coding sequence ATGGGTCGATCTTTAATTTCGGAGTTCAACGCCGCTCTTGAAAAACTTATGCCCTTTCTCACGCTTTCCGGTCTCATAATAGGATTTTTGCTCGGATCAGGAGCCGGCCGCTTTTCGGCTTTTGCCGTACCCCTTTTTGCCTTTATGACCTTTTCCGGCACGATAAACATGAATGTTTCGGATTTCAAGCATACTGTTATGCATCCCATGCCCATATTCATGTTTTTGATTGTCTTTCATCTTATACAGCCGTTTACGGCTTGGACTGCGGCAAGTCTTCTTCTTCCCGGCGACTATCAAATAGCGACGGGGCTCGTCTTGTTATACTCTATTCCCGTAGCGGTTTCATCCTCGATCTGGACGAATATATTTCACGGAAACATTCCTCTTAACATAACTTTGATCCTCATAGACACTTTTTTGGGTCCCGTAGTAACCCCGCTCATAGTAAAAATCTTTTGCGGCGCTGAAATCACTATAAATTCCGCTTCCATGTTTATGTCTCTCGTTTGGATGATAGTAGTTCCGTCATGTTTGGGAATAGCGGTAAACCAAATTTCAGGCGGAAAAATTCCTCAAAAATTTTCTCCCATTTTGAAACCCGCTTCAAAGATCGCGCTTTTTTGCGTTATCATCATAAATGCGGGAAAGATAGGCCATTCTTTGCACTTCGATATGCTCTACGTTCGCACGGGACTAATAACCCTTGCGTTATGCTTTACGGGATTTTTTATAGCGAACATTTTTGCAGGCATAATCAAGCTGCCTTACGATCAAAAGGTTTCCTTTGTATTCAGCGCAGGAATGAGGAACATAAGCGCGGCTTTAGTCATAGCGATAACTTATTTTGAACCGCGCTGCTCGATTCCCGTGGTGATAGGAATATCGTTCCAACAGCTGCTCACGTCAATAAGCGGTAAAATTCTGCTAAAACCTGAAACCGCAACTCAAAAAAAATAA
- a CDS encoding UxaA family hydrolase — translation MDAMSNKSENCKCSCGGFAERKDACGVPESSAFENEVQTYGKKVIRIHPSDSVAVALSPLKKGEDVTVEASGNANEVKVTLKEEISAGHKFALKNIKSGEPIIKYGYPIGAAKTDILKGSHVHVHNTRTLLSEEATYSYDEKGAKEAFESWKKDTAYFSEHIPSINVYKRADGRIGVRNEVWIVPTVGCVNKISENLAMWANGKFCGGEVGPKEDGGLEGFFVWSHPYGCSQMSEDHATTRKILADLVHHPNAGAVLVVSLGCENITSEQFLEELGGFDPERVKFLKAQDFADEISEGRKLLTELASYAGKFKRKQVPMNELVLGMKCGGSDGLSGITANALVGRVCDALTAMGGSVMLTEVPEMFGAEQMLMNRCVNRDLFNQTVDLINGFKDYFTKHGQVVYENPSPGNKAGGITTLEDKSLGCVQKGGKAPVCGVLKYGDRITKKGLNLLEGPGNDIVSTTDMTAAGAHIILFTTGRGTPLGAPVPTIKIATNHPLAEKKSGWIDFDASQMLDRNVDGVRDDLIKLICDVASGKKSARNEINGYREIAIFKNGVTL, via the coding sequence ATGGACGCTATGAGTAATAAATCTGAAAATTGTAAATGTTCGTGCGGCGGTTTTGCGGAACGCAAAGATGCCTGCGGCGTTCCCGAATCCTCGGCTTTTGAAAACGAAGTGCAAACCTACGGAAAAAAAGTTATACGCATACACCCTTCGGACAGCGTAGCGGTCGCCCTTTCCCCTCTTAAAAAGGGGGAAGATGTAACGGTAGAGGCTTCCGGTAATGCAAATGAAGTGAAGGTAACGCTTAAAGAAGAAATTTCTGCGGGTCATAAATTCGCTTTAAAAAACATAAAAAGCGGAGAGCCCATAATAAAATACGGCTATCCGATCGGAGCTGCAAAAACCGACATCCTTAAAGGCTCTCACGTGCATGTACACAACACAAGAACCTTGCTTTCCGAAGAAGCCACATATTCTTATGATGAAAAGGGCGCAAAAGAGGCCTTTGAATCGTGGAAAAAAGACACAGCTTATTTCAGCGAACACATACCGTCCATAAATGTCTACAAACGCGCCGACGGCCGCATAGGAGTGCGGAACGAAGTTTGGATCGTTCCTACCGTCGGCTGCGTAAATAAAATTTCAGAAAATCTTGCCATGTGGGCAAACGGAAAATTCTGCGGCGGAGAAGTCGGTCCTAAAGAAGACGGCGGACTGGAAGGATTTTTTGTGTGGTCGCATCCTTACGGCTGTTCTCAAATGAGCGAGGATCACGCTACGACGCGTAAAATTTTGGCGGATCTGGTTCATCATCCTAACGCGGGCGCGGTTTTAGTTGTCAGTTTGGGATGTGAAAACATTACAAGCGAGCAGTTTTTGGAAGAGCTCGGCGGCTTTGATCCCGAGCGTGTAAAATTTTTAAAGGCTCAAGACTTTGCCGATGAAATTTCCGAGGGACGCAAACTTTTGACGGAGTTGGCCTCTTATGCCGGAAAATTCAAGAGAAAACAGGTTCCTATGAACGAGCTTGTACTCGGAATGAAATGCGGAGGTTCCGACGGTTTAAGCGGAATAACCGCCAACGCCTTGGTGGGACGAGTGTGCGACGCTCTTACCGCGATGGGCGGCTCCGTAATGCTTACGGAAGTGCCTGAAATGTTCGGCGCCGAGCAGATGCTTATGAACCGCTGTGTAAACCGCGACCTTTTTAATCAAACCGTAGATCTTATAAACGGATTTAAAGATTATTTTACCAAGCACGGGCAGGTAGTGTATGAAAATCCTTCTCCCGGCAATAAGGCGGGCGGAATCACTACGCTTGAAGACAAATCCCTGGGTTGTGTTCAAAAAGGGGGAAAGGCGCCTGTGTGCGGTGTGCTTAAATACGGCGACAGGATTACAAAAAAAGGACTGAACCTTTTGGAAGGCCCCGGAAACGATATCGTTTCAACTACGGATATGACGGCTGCCGGCGCGCACATTATTTTGTTTACTACCGGACGCGGAACCCCTCTCGGTGCTCCCGTTCCGACGATAAAGATTGCGACCAATCATCCCTTGGCGGAAAAGAAATCAGGATGGATTGATTTTGACGCCTCGCAGATGCTCGACAGAAATGTGGACGGCGTTAGAGACGATCTTATAAAGCTCATATGCGATGTGGCTTCCGGCAAAAAGTCTGCAAGAAACGAGATAAACGGTTATAGAGAGATAGCGATCTTTAAAAACGGAGTAACGCTTTAG